One part of the Mya arenaria isolate MELC-2E11 chromosome 3, ASM2691426v1 genome encodes these proteins:
- the LOC128227787 gene encoding uncharacterized protein LOC128227787: MDEEQVHRLRENRVKIVNDLEPCGRVLDTLFEEGILTENDVELVSSAGTRKERCHALLAVLPSRGPVAYGSFQKALSTGNYEFLATQLSIENEKLTLEADFRSSMTKDKLGISKYSRRHRNNEGTVKCESCLKKITEIENSAIFSKSGLFTIIEIHCCLLLDNIEPNDLIDHLFQEHILTADDIDAVCSCLTRRQRCEQLFRLLLVKEDDVVTSLKRALTKKYSYIVQTIETRSEQQKVSTTDDLENRTDNSGRESRERRYEVHRTRVKAHFGCEKTGIEQLKDLQRIETDISDGATVVDSAIIHMTPLIIMKQSHEQRKLYKPEKAKCEHICKQVISIKTEKPKQRLQVAFNYLSTLINQGEYTKFEDTTTQLRVRFPKHYDLMCILGYLQASRDLFKTDFDSAKRRINDTMALVPKSSNPRYLTLELITAKTRMYLTQKKMEKLKTTLEEAMMIMETDPLGCTGRAAGWLFINHARNMTAQLSYLNLSKPGAFNVYNGIFNTAKTSFLRSMTNFKRDGGNDGPFGFGFALCRLVILLLRCGDNGLTMGLIKPPDNDIISAEKYMRHLEDSDIPITKILEMQLRLAKCDYVFHRSHLTRAFEHATEAYNLATTMNLLEFTEHAHNRMSFLKSKQSITGPDDDISEEDVHRILFEDSTSEGEIHPREYILSS, from the coding sequence ATGGACGAAGAGCAAGTACATCGTCTGCGCGAAAACCGCGTTAAGATCGTCAATGACCTTGAACCTTGTGGACGTGTCCTTGACACGCTTTTTGAGGAAGGAATACTCACTGAAAATGACGTGGAACTCGTGTCGTCTGCGGGCACAAGGAAAGAACGTTGCCACGCGCTACTTGCGGTGCTTCCGTCACGCGGTCCGGTAGCGTACGGGTCATTCCAAAAGGCTCTCAGCACGGGAAATTATGAGTTCTTAGCAACCCAGCTAAGTATTGAAAACGAAAAGTTAACTCTAGAAGCCGATTTTCGAAGTTCAATGACAAAAGATAAGTTAGGAATTTCCAAATATAGCAGACGACATCGGAATAATGAGGGGACCGTAAAATGCGagagttgtttaaaaaaaattactgaAATAGAGAACAGTGCCATATTTTCAAAGAGTGGTTTATTCACTATTATCGAGATACATTGTTGTTTACTGCTTGATAATATTGAACCAAACGACTTGATAGACCACTTGTTCCAAGAACATATTCTCACAGCAGACGACATTGACGCCGTCTGTTCGTGCCTGACAAGACGACAAAGGTGCGAGCAGCTATTTCGTCTGCTACTGGTAAAAGAGGATGATGTAGTGACAAGTCTGAAGAGAGCCTTGACAAAAAAGTACTCATACATCGTACAAACCATTGAAACCCGTAGTGAACAGCAAAAGGTTAGCACGACTGACGACTTGGAAAATCGTACGGATAACAGCGGCAGAGAAAGTAGAGAAAGGAGATATGAAGTTCATCGCACAAGAGTGAAAGCACATTTTGGTTGTGAGAAAACGGGAATAGAACAGTTAAAGGATTTGCAAAGAATCGAAACTGACATTTCCGATGGAGCAACCGTTGTCGATTCGGCGATAATTCACATGACTCCATTGATTATTATGAAACAATCACACGAACAGAGAAAACTTTACAAGCCTGAAAAGGCAAAATGTGAACACATTTGTAAGCAGGTGATCTCTATCAAAACCGAAAAGCCGAAACAAAGACTCCAAGTAGCTTTCAATTATCTGAGCACGCTCATCAATCAAGGCGAGTATACGAAGTTCGAAGATACAACCACTCAGTTAAGGGTTCGGTTTCCAAAACATTACGATCTGATGTGTATTTTGGGCTACCTGCAAGCCAGCAGAGATTTGTTTAAAACCGACTTCGATTCTGCTAAACGGCGTATAAATGACACAATGGCGCTCGTACCAAAGTCTTCCAATCCTCGTTATTTGACACTGGAACTCATCACAGCAAAGACGAGAATGTACCTTACACAGAAGAAAATGGAAAAGTTAAAGACGACGCTTGAGGAAGCCATGATGATTATGGAGACAGACCCGCTTGGCTGCACCGGAAGAGCGGCTGGGTGGCTCTTTATCAACCACGCAAGGAACATGACCGCTCAACTCTCGTACCTGAATCTCAGTAAGCCAGGCGCTTTCAATGTCTACAATGGAATATTCAACACAGCTAAAACAAGCTTCTTGCGGTCAATGACTAACTTTAAACGGGATGGCGGAAATGACGGACCATTCGGATTCGGGTTCGCTCTGTGTCGTCTGGTGATTCTGCTGCTGAGATGTGGAGATAACGGACTCACTATGGGGCTTATCAAACCTCCCGACAATGACATCATTTCCGCCGAAAAATACATGCGACATTTGGAAGACTCGGATATTCCGATTACCAAAATACTCGAAATGCAGTTGCGATTAGCAAAATGTGATTATGTCTTTCATCGAAGCCACTTAACACGAGCATTTGAGCACGCCACAGAGGCTTACAACCTCGCAACAACCATGAACTTGTTGGAGTTCACCGAACATGCGCACAACAGGATGTCTTTTCTGAAATCGAAACAATCTATCACAGGGCCAGACGATGACATTTCAGAGGAAGATGTCCACCGGATATTGTTCGAAGATTCAACGAGCGAAGGGGAAATACATCCCAGGGAATACATTCTCTCTTCTTAA